The nucleotide sequence ACAACCTGACTGTGCATATTTGAGTCGGTCGGAGGGGGTTGTGTTGGGCAAGGGTGTTTTTTAGGAACATTCAGTCTCTGGCCTGTCAGTAACTAATCCTTGGCCTCCGGCGGGGAGAGGCTGCCCCACTCCTCACAGGCTGAGCGGGAGGGCTGTTGGCTGTGCCTCGCGTGGCATATGCGAAGCCAGAGATCTCGGTGGATCATCATTTGCTGGCAAGTCGCACCTGCGTTTTCAGGACCTTGAGGCAGCCGGGTTGGTGGGTCCATGTGTGGGTCCTGGGGGATGGGGAGTGCTTGGCTCAGTGGTGTGGGGTATGTGAAGTGGGACTGTCACCTGTCCTGGGTGGGGATATCCCCAAGCCCTTTTTGGCAGGACATTCATGCCCCAAGCCCTGTCTCTGTggggtgtcccctgccctcagccaggTCAGGGTGATACAGCCTCTACTGCGCACTCAGCAGTGCCTGGCATTGTGGTGGCACTATGCTTAATGTCACCTCCCTGCCTGGGAGGTGACATTAAACACAGTGTGGGAATGGCCTCACTGCccagctgaggggctgcagggtgtCCCCATGCTGGTGAACCCAGGACAAGTGTCAGAAGGTGTTTCCTGATAGAGGTGCCAGGAcaggagctctgccctcacCTACCCTCTTAGTGCAGTGTAACAGGGATGTGAACCCAAGCTCCTGCATGTCCTTCAAATCCCACTGGATTTGAGGCAGGGCATCCACACCTGTCTGTGTGCTGGGATATGTGCTTGGTGGTGAAGGCTCAGGATGGCTTGAGTGTTGAGCTGCCTGTTTTGGGCTGCAGGAACTTCCTGCTGGGTAAGTGGGCTTTGGTCCCACTAGGACATGTGCCTGTGTCATGGCTCCTTTCAGGTGGCTCTGGGGAAAATCTGGGACTGGGGTCCTGCAGATGCACTGGGAATGagcactgggacagggctgtggggctggtgTCCATGTGGGGCTGGTGTCCATGGAGTGGTTGTCCTGGATGGCATGTCCTGAGGCAGTTGGtggtccctcctgtgctgcacCACCATCCTTGGGCTCTGAGGGCTTTGGggtcagctgctgctcctctgcaccgAGCCGGTGTCTGTTTGTCCTGCtgtctggcagtgctggggacatggggctggCAGTGATGTCCAGGTGGGTGTATCACTGGGGAATGTGGGGAagggcacaggggctgcccCTGTGTGGCAGCTGCCAGGTGGAATATATGTCACGTTCCAGCACTAATTACAGTAATTGGCTGTCAGAGACTGTGCTGGCgcctgctctgcctctgaggGGGAGTATGAGGAGCTCAAGCTTTGATGCTCCGTGTGCAGGGGAGTCCCTATCCCCGTCTTGCCatttgtccccagcccagagacATGTCCCCACGTGCCTGTGGGGACACGGCCCCTGTGAGCCACCCACACACAGGGGCATGTGCCTCTCTCCAGCCCCAAATAATGTGGTGGTtacagcagccagctgggacGTGAAAGCCTCAGGCAGAGTCTGGCCCCAGcagagatgctctggagccttgTAGATTAAAGGGAGCCCTTGACCACAAGGCTCTGGCCGCAGGGTGGGCCCACTGGTATGTGAGCAATGCGGGTGTTCCAGCAGGACAGAGGGACGGAGcctgggcagctcctccagTACAAGTCAGGCAGGCAGGACCCTGACCATCTCCTTAGGCTGGAGTCTGCTGTGAGACATGGGTGACCCCAGGCAtcctcctggcactgcagtACATGGGCCACCAGGCTTGTCCCACTACACTTGGACATGATGCCCAGGAACATCTTGGCAGGAGTAACAGCTCCAGAGGCCACCACACCAAGCAAGAAGCACAAATGGTTGGATTGTGATAGTAACCCCAGTACTCGGGAAAACGAAGATTATCTCAGTGCCTCTTATCTTTTCCAGAGGCCCAGGATTAAGCTGGGGTGATGAAACAGGGcaatgtctgtctgtctgtctgtgccaTCTGTCTGGTGTTGTGCTGCACCTGTGCAGGGACTTGGAGGGAGCAGGGTCCTATGTGGAAGTCATGGATTAAAGGAGGACAGGTGAGCATCAGTATGGCATCAGTGTTGGCACTGGTGTTAGCATCAGCACTAGGATCAGTGGGTATGGCACTGGGACAGCTTGAGGCCACATCTGCCCCTGACAGCCCCCATCCAGCCAACCCCACCACACAGGCAGTGGGAtgtgggctggggctgagggtggCTGTGTGAATCCTGGCTTGGCACTGGAGCACAgtgggctgggtttggggtctggCCCTCTGTTGCCCCAGGCAGTCTCCGTGGGGAACTGGCAGCCACTCCAACCAGTTTGTGcgtctgggcagggacacctgctgCCCGAGGCCTAACAGTGGTCTGGGGAGTGCTGATATGGATGCCAGGGAGCAAACAAGAGCCACTTTGTGTCCTGCCGGGCATGGAGCCCAGCCACCAGAGGGGACAGtgtgctgctcccctggcaTGGGGCCATGGGGGACTAGAGGCTGGGCTGATGTTGCAGCAGTCACTATGAGCtggagggaaactgaggcatgaaGACATGAAGGGACCCCATCCAAGTGATGGAGCAGAGGATTCTAGCAGTGACAGCAGATATCCCAGTCCCTGGATGCTGGCTTTTCCCCTTTAGCATCCTGGCTGAGCCCCATGCACATGGGCAtgtcctgcctgcctgcaaCAATGGGATGCACTCTTGCACCTGGGTGGCCTGATTCCAGTCCCCTGCATCCTCCTCCGTGGGAGCAACTGGGATATTAAGTGTCATTGCTGCAGGAAGAAATACAAGTGGAAGAATCCTGGGAAACTGGTTCTACCCCTCCGTCTGGTGCCAGCGGCAGGCCGGCGGCTGTGGCGGTGCTCCTCCCTCGGCAAAGGCATATAATGCCTGCCATGGTCCCGGCAGCCCGCACTGCAGAGCGGGAcaagggcaggagagcaggcagcGAGCGATGGCCTCTATGGGGATGCAGGTGCTGGGCATTGCCCTTTCTGTCATCGGCTGGCTGGCCTCCATTCTCTGCTGCGCGCTGCCCATGTGGCGGGAGACAGCCTTCATCGGGAACAACATCGTGGTGGCGCAGATCgtctgggaagggctgtggatgagCTGCGTAGTGCAGAGCACGGGGCAGATGCAGTGCAAGGTCTACGACTCGCTTCTGGCCCTGCCGCAGGACCTGCAAGCCGCCCGTGCCATGGTGGTGGTGGCCATCGTCCTGGCCATCCTGGGCACCCTACTGGCCGTCACCGGCGGCAAGTGCACCAACTGTGTGGAGGATGACACCGCCAAAGCCAAGGTCATGATCCTCTCTGGCATTATCTTCATCGTTGCcagcatcctcatcctcatccctaTCTCTTGGTCAGCCAACAGCATCATCCAGGACTTCTACAACCCGCTGGTCTCTGACTCGCAGAAGCGGGACCTGGGCTCGTCCCTCTACGTGGGCTGGGCGGCCTCGGcgctcctgctgctgggtgggGGGATCCTGTGCTGCACCTGCCCTCCCCGTGGAGAGAAGCCCTACTCCGCCAAGTTCACGGCTGCTCGCTCGCTGCCAGCCAGCAACTACGTGTAGGAGCCGCCGCGCCTGTCTGGAGCCCccggcagctccagggagagggGACCTCCCGGGACACGCAACCTCCCCGACTGGGCTGGGACTGGCCGGGCGCAGGGGCGGTGTGAGGGAGGGCAGACAGAGCCGCCTTTGTTCCACAGGGATTGAAGCCGGTTCTTTAATCTCGGTTGAAACAGGGGACAAGGAGATTCTGTCCTGGCTGCCCGCGGTGGGGGTCCTGCTTCCCCCGGAGCATCCGGCTGAGGCATCTTCTCCGAGACATCACCTGATCTCCTCCTCGGGCATTTCCTGGCTCCCGGTATCGGGGTGTGCCATGCGGTGACACAGCTCCCAAGAGCCCGTCCCACGGGTGACACAGGGCTCTCTTTCCCCGCGTGAAGCTCTCCGGGCCGTGTCTGTCCCTCGGGGTGGGTGGCGGTGTCGGTGCTGGTAGGGACAGCGAACCTGTCCCACGTGGTCACAGGGACGTGGTGTCTCTGCAAACCCCAGCAGGGTCTGGAGGGGTGACAGGAGCTCTCACCTGCCTGTTCCCTAAATTTTGACTTTGACCTACTTTAAGGGCTCGGAGCGACCGTACAGAGTGTGATTTCTCGCGGCGGCTCCCCAGGGCGGGGGATCATTATCCTGGGAGTGGGAAGGCAGCGGCCGGGCTGGGAAAACCGGTCGGGGAGGCGGGACCGGAGCGGGGCTATGCCCCTGCATGGTGGAGTGCGACTCCCGGACCCGACCCCATCCATCGCCCCAGACTGGGGTGCCCGGGGGCCGTGAGTGGGTTCTCACGGTacccctggctgtgctgccgTCCCTCTCCGTGTTCAGCCTTCCCGCATTAAACGGCAGCTGCTCAGACCCCTCTGTGCCTCGTGTTCTTTACCCTCTCCAGCACCCGCCTCGATGGTGGGACAGCCCGGTGCTCCGGTGCCCTGGGACTCCCGTCTCCCTGGGAGATCggcactggggctgtgccacGCCTGACCGGCCGCGATCTTCCCACTGGAGCAGGACGAAGGCGGCGGGCGCCGGCCGGGGCGGGTCGGGGCTCGCTGGCCCCGGGGCCACCCCACGGGCCCGGCTGGGAGCGTCCTGCGGCCCGCGTGGGCAGCGCCGGCAGGTTTGCCTATCTCGCTTCCGGCAGGGCAAGTGCTCTTCTGGCTTGGGAACATCCTTCTTTCCTACCTCGGGGTTTGTGGGGATGAGGGGTATCTCTGCCTGGCTCTGAGTGTCTCATCTGGATCTGAGGGCTGGAGGGCTCCTTCACTGGGCACCGTAATAATGGAAAATATGCCTGTAACTCTGTGGTGTCGGTGGCCAGGTGGGAACGTGAGCACAATGCTCTCTCGAGCATCCCTGGAGCCACCACTTGTCCCCCTGCAGGCAGTCATACTGTTCTCATGGGTGTCTCATGTGGCCCAGGTCCCGCTGGCTGGGGAAGGGTGCCTGGGATGGCTCCcaccatcccagcccctgcttgcatgaagcaggagaaaaggggcTGAGATTTTGGCCCAAATGGTCTTTCATGGCTCAGGGGATGCAAAGTCCCAGTGCTGGGTGTCCATCAGGCTTCTGAGGGATAAAAGGTGCTGGGTAAGGAGTGGGGATACAACAGGAGAGACTGGAGAAAGTGAAACTGGGACAGGGGAAATGATGGTGAAACCTATGGCAAGAGGCTCAGGGTGTGCCAGGCACAATCGATACCTGCCGAGTTCAGGGTCATAAAACCCTGCTGGTCCCAGCTGCCAAGTGTAGCACAGACACCCATGGGTGAACTCTGCTCTatgaggagctgagctggattTGGGCTGAGCCAGAGCCACAGTAGTCACATGTGACCATGGTGGAGCTGCCAGGGTGCCCAGCATGTGTCCCTGTATCAACCACCCTTCTTCGCAGGGACACCACTTGTGGGGACCCCGTAGCCCCTCACAGGGGTTTGTTTGCCCTCTTGGAGctgttcctggggctgctctAGGATCGTATCACAGGTGGCCCTGAGCCCCAGACCTGGGATcatggcagagctgagctctgacccatttccattttctcctggaGGGGGACCCTGGGTCCAAAGGACACTGTAGCATGACTATGAGGGTGAAGCCAAAccaggagcagccactgctgagcGGTGTGGGGGGCTGTCTTCCTTGCCTGTGCCCCTGGCACCAGGCTCGTCCCCAGGGAGACTGAGCACTCGTGGTGGAGTGGGAGGTGGGGTGGGCACTGAGGGATGGCCACCAGGGCAGGACTTGAGGTGAATGTGGGGGGGTTTGCACTCTGGAGCACTGTGGGATGTGGGACAGACAGCAAGCTCCCTGTCCTGGTCCCCAAAAGCCCTGACATTTGTCATGCCCTGGGAAGGGGTGttggcagaggctgagctgtgctgtggggacagtgtAGGGGCCAGTGTGACACATGGGGGCTCCTGCACTTTGGCCTGCTTGGGGCCTGGGTCCCAcatgtgtccctgtcctgttcTGCAGCACCACCCCACGCTACTCATGTCCCCATGTCACTCATGTCCCCATGCTGTCCTGCAGCCATTCCCACCCTGGTGGGGAGCAGAACATACCAGATGAAGCCCATGCTGTCCCTGGCTGAGGGCTGTTCCTGTGACACCCGTGCCTGTTCCCACAGGAGCTGTCGATGGCGATGATGACAATGCAGATGGGAGGACTGATGATGGCCGCACTGGGCTGGCTGGGCTCCATCCTCACCTGTGCTCTGCCCATGTGGAAGGTGACAGCCTTCATCGGCTCCAACATCGTGGTGGCCCAGGTCttctgggaagggctgtggatgaaCTGCGTCTACGAGAGCACGGGGCAGATGCAGTGCAAGGCCTACGACTCCCTGCTGGAGCTCACCTCGGACCTGCAAGCTGCTCGTGCCCTGGTGGTCACCTCCATCTTTGCGGCCTTCTTTGCCTTCTTCATCGCCCTCTCGGGAGCTGACTGCACCCGCTGTGTGGATGACAATGGCACCAAGACCAGGATCTCTGCAGTGGCAGGTGTCATCTTCATCATGGCCAGCATCATGCTGCTCATCCCCGTCTCCTGGTCTGCCAACAGCATTGTCAGCAACTTCTACAACCCTATGGTGCCTGAGGCCCTCAAgagagagctgggggctgcCCTCTACATTGGCTGGGCCTCCAGCGCCCTGCAGCTCTTTGGTGGGTGTGTCCTGTGCTGCTCGGgatcccagtcccagcaggaCCCCTACCCCAAGAAGTACAGGGCAGTGAAAACCTGTGGCCCAATGGGCTACGCCATGAAGGACTATGTGTGAGCCACTGTACCCAAGTGCTAGCCCAAGGCAGAGCaccactgtccctgtcctgcacccctgtgccacccccCGCCCCTGCactgcttcctcctgcccaTCCCCATGTGCTGACCCTCAGCACCGTCCTCATATGTgcccctccccagggcagggactaTAAACATCCTGGTGCCACCAAGGCTGCCTAGGCTCATTTTGAACAGCGCGGTGTGGGGAGGATGGTGGTTCGTCCTGGgggtgctgtgccctgccaggagctgtgttCCAGCACCTGGAACATCCCCATCTTCCCAGGGGATCAGCAGTAGTCAGCCACAGTGCTCCTGGCAgttccctgcagcaggaaactgaggcagggagaggatgcTGAGAGCTAAGAGAGGCACAGGGGGACACCAGGATCTGAGCCCccatgggctgggaggggaccccAGAGAAAGGCTGAATCCCCCCTCCCAGGCTCCTGGCCACCCACCCTGGAGGGTGCACATTCCCATTACTTTGGGAAAAACACAACAGGcagacagcagggacagggttTTATTGAACAGGCaagtgcagggctggggacagccacaactcccagctgcccaggggACAGTGTTGGAGACAAATGGGAAGATTGCTACAGTACTGATAGGCACAGGGACCTCAAAACATGGGAGACAAAGCAGAAGGGTGACAAGAGCCATGGGGAGGGCGAGTGTGGAAGATGTGGGATGCCCTGGGtgacagacagggacagacacagccaTTGTCTCACACTGAGGAACAGCTCCTGAGGGGAAGGATGCAACCTGTTCCCCAGGAACACGGGAACAGGATGAGCAGGAACAGGTCTGGGGGACggggaaaatgaaataaaacccaaatattCCAGCAAGAGATTTGGGTAAAAATCTTCCCAAGGGAGCAGTGGAGGAAGAATTGTGGAGGCCGCCCAGCAAGGGGCTGGGAGAACAggctgggcaggcagtgctgggtggcTCCTGGGTGGAGAGCATCCACCAGCTCCCCAAATCCCTTCCAAACTCATTTCCCCACCCAGACCATTAACTAGAAAGCTGTGGGAAAATGAGATTCAAGCAGCTGTTGTGGGACAAAAGGCAGATATGGCACTTAGAAAGCTTCTCCAGCTGGGAGCCACCTTGGCATTGCTGCTTTGACTCTGGATGTAAAGGCTCTTGCACCTCAGGGCTGGGTGAATCTATAGGGATTATGAGGATGGGAGGCCACAGGACACAGCAATGGGGACCAACCTCCAACAGTCTCCAGGTAAAGACTCTGGGGGTGGGAAATGAAGAAGGATCCAGATTTTGACCACGAGTGCTGAGGTGGGCGAGGTGGGGAGAAGACATCCCAGACTGGACACGCCTTGGAACAGCCATGTGGGTCTGTGAGATATCATGGTGAGTGTTGGGGTCAATACCTGAAAGTCAGAGCTAATGGTGGTGCCCAGGAGACCCTGGTGTATCCAGGAGACTCTTCCCATGCTGAGGAGCAGACAAGGGCACCAAGCTCAGACCTCAGTGAGAAGGAATCAAGGAAGGGAATGAGGAAATTCCCCCAAAATATTGCCACCCCCAGTAGCTTCCCTGCATCAGGAGGGGGTCACTGGGCTCAGTTCTATAAAGGGTCAAGTGCTCACCCGCCCCAGAGCCATGCTAGCTCTCAGCCCTCCTCGAGCTGGGGGACAGGGCATTTCTGGTAGATGTAGACCACCCCGGAGATGTAGCCGGTGCCCTGGGTGCTCTCCTCCTCGGTGGTGGCTCTCTCCCAGTACTCCACCTCCTGGGCCAGCAGCTTCTGCCAGGCTCCGCTCCGCTCCAGCTGCCCCAGCGCCGCCTCCAGTTCCGCCTTGTACCGCAGGTTCGAGGGGTTGCTCCTCGTCGTCAGGCACAGGAAGCCACCTGCGGGACAGGACACAGGTAACACTGACACAGGGTGTCCCCTCTGGGGACGGCATCCCCCGGAAAGGGTGGGGACACGGAGAGGCACTGAGAGCCTGCCAGGAGtgagcaggcaggggacagacagggcaGGGAACGGGCACAGACAGGGCACGGACAGTGCATGGCAGTGGGCGGGGGATAGACAGGACAGCGGGCAGAGATGGGCAGCACCAGGGGCCAGCGGGCAGGGCATGGGCAGGGAATGGGCGGGATGTCACGCCCGAGCACAGGCTGTCACACACCAGCACTGTTACTGCACCTCCTACCTTGTCCCGCTGCCCAGAGTTGGCAGCGGGCAGGGTCAGGGACCCCGTGCCATCGCTcgcccctggcagcagggacaaggccaggtcccagctgtgccacGTGGTCCAGCATTCATCGGGGAATCCACATCCACCGGAGCTCGGTGTCCCATCCCAGCACCCCGGGGGTAAACgaccctccccccccccccttacCCGGCTTAGTGACCCGCAGCAACTCCGGCAGCACCGTGCTCGGCACCTGCCCCTCGCCCAGGGCCCCCACCACCGTCACGGCGTCGTAGTGCTCTGCGAGGACACGGGGCGTCACCGGGGGAACTCCGCCCCGTGCCGGCCCGTCATCTGCGG is from Sylvia atricapilla isolate bSylAtr1 chromosome 20, bSylAtr1.pri, whole genome shotgun sequence and encodes:
- the LOC136370286 gene encoding claudin-4-like, giving the protein MASMGMQVLGIALSVIGWLASILCCALPMWRETAFIGNNIVVAQIVWEGLWMSCVVQSTGQMQCKVYDSLLALPQDLQAARAMVVVAIVLAILGTLLAVTGGKCTNCVEDDTAKAKVMILSGIIFIVASILILIPISWSANSIIQDFYNPLVSDSQKRDLGSSLYVGWAASALLLLGGGILCCTCPPRGEKPYSAKFTAARSLPASNYV
- the LOC136370287 gene encoding claudin-3-like, whose amino-acid sequence is MAMMTMQMGGLMMAALGWLGSILTCALPMWKVTAFIGSNIVVAQVFWEGLWMNCVYESTGQMQCKAYDSLLELTSDLQAARALVVTSIFAAFFAFFIALSGADCTRCVDDNGTKTRISAVAGVIFIMASIMLLIPVSWSANSIVSNFYNPMVPEALKRELGAALYIGWASSALQLFGGCVLCCSGSQSQQDPYPKKYRAVKTCGPMGYAMKDYV